Below is a genomic region from Castanea sativa cultivar Marrone di Chiusa Pesio chromosome 2, ASM4071231v1.
AACAAGGTCCAAGCTGGTTGAGAGCAAGCAATTATTCTTCTCGACCTTGAATTGATCAGTTCTTAAGGTCGAGAATCCTAATTCAATAGGGATTACTACTTCAGCTCCATAAGTCATCGAAAAATGAGTTTCTCCAGTTGATCTTCGAAGTGTAGTGCGATAAGTCCATAATACGTGGGGCAATTCATCCACCTACCTTCCTTTTGCATCATCTAGTCTTTTCTTCAATCTAGACACTACGGCCTTATTTGTAGCCCCGGCCTGTCCATCCCCTTGCGGATAGGCAGGAGTAGAATATATATTCCTAATTCCTAATTCTCCACGGTACCTTTGAAatgccttactatcaaattgaagtccATTGTCCAAGATCAACATGTGTGGGACCCCAAACCTGGTGATGATGCTTCTCCATATAAATCTTTTAGCATCCACGTCCTTGATATTGGAAAGAGGTTTAGCCTCCACCCACTTAGTGAAACAATTTGTCCCAACGAGTAGCCATCTTCGATTTTCTAGGCTCaaggaaatggccccactatgtccaggccccactatgtccaagccccattgagcaaacggccaaggactggaaagtgGGTTCAGAGCTCTTCCCGATTGATGAATATTTGGGGCATACCTCTAGCACTAGTCTCACTTCTTAACATAATCCTAAGAAGTTTTCTGCATGCTCGGCCTTCAGTATCCTTGGGTAAAGGCTCTATGGGCCAAAGACCTCCCATCTGTATGACTCCCACAAATACCCTCGTGCAACTCCTCTAATAAGGGCTCCACTGGCTCTAGATGCACACATAGTACATACAGTCCCGAATAAGAACGTTTGTACAACTTCTGCTTTTCAGATAACCAGTAACGTGGGGATTTCCTACGTATCTTCTCTACCTCACCCCTATCCTCGGGTAACAATCCTTGCCTTAAGAATGTAATCAAGGGGTCCATCCAACTTGACCCAACCTAGATACTATGTACCCAGAACAAGGACTTCTTCAGAAGGCTGGGATTGGCCATATCTTCAAAAATTACGACTCAAGGTAGATTTGACCCCAAAGAGGTTGCCAGCATAGCTAAAGAGTTTGCATGGGAGTTCTGCCCTCTCAGCATTTGCTTTAAAGTAAAACACTTGAAGCGGGTTAGAGCTTGTCTGACCTTAATAAGGTATCCCTGCATACATTCATCTCTGGCTTCAAACTCACCGTTGACTTGTCctacaaccaatcacaaatttGAATATACCTCTATGACTTCTCCCCCTAGCTTGTTAACCATAGTCATTCCATCCAACAAAGTTTCATACTCAACTTCATTGTTCGTAGCTAGAAAACCCAAACATAATGATTTTTCCATCACTAGCTTCTCGTGGGTTATCAACACAATTCCCACTCCTGATCCTTTTCGGTTAGCTGCTCCATGCCTGTACATCTTCTAGGTGGCAACAACAGAATCTGAAACCATCAAAGCATTTATTATCCCTTTCCCATCATTTTCCCTACTCTCTATAAACTCTGCCACAAAATTTGCTAAGACTTGTCCCTTTATGGCAGTACGAGGCATATACCTAACGTCATAGGCACCCAGCATGGTTCCCCATTTAGCGATCCTACCCATGTAATCTGATTTTATTAGGAATGCTTGTAAAGGGAGCTAGTTGAGCACCACCACAGTATGTGCTTAAAAATAATGTGGAAGCTTCCTCGTGGCATGTACAATGGCCAACACCACCTTTTCCAAGGGTAAATAACGTGTCTCAGTTTCATGTAAGGATTTACTAACATAGTAAATGGGTCGTTGTGTTCCATTCTCATTCCTGACTAGAACCAGACTAACTACATAATCCATGACTGCCAGGTATGCATATAATACATCTTCCTTCACGGGCCTAGAAAAGACAGGGGGGTGTGACAGATACTTTTTAAGCTCCTCAAAGGCCAACACACACTTCTTGGTCCATTGAAAGTCTTTCCATTTATGGGGAAGCTAGAAAAATGGACGACACCTATCTGCTGAGTGagagataaatctattcaaAGTTGCTGCCATCCCCATCAACTTCTGTACCTCCTTAGGATTCCGAGAAGGATGTTAATTGTTAATGGCTTTAAACTGATCGggattgacttcaattcctCGATGCGTGATCTTGTAGACGAGGAATTTCCTAAGCTAACCCTGAAAGAACATTTAGATGCATTTAAGCGTAGTCTAAGTTCCCATGATACTAAAAACATCTCCCCCAGGTCTGCCAAATGCCCCacaatttgttaactttttatcaccatgtcatcaatatatGCCTccacattcctcccaatttgtgCCTCAAACATTCACGTTACCATTCTTTGATATGTGGATTCTGCACTTTTAAGGCTAAAGGGTATCACCCGATAATGATAATCACCAGTGGGAGTTCGGAAAGTAGCCTTCTCCTGGTCGGGTAATGCTAAAGGTATCTAATGATACCCATGGAAAGCATCAAAGAAACTCATCCTAGGATGTCCAACTGTTGCATCCACCAACTGGTTAATTCGAGGAACGGGGAAAGGATCCTTCGGGCACACTTTATTCAAATCCATGAAATCCATACACATACGCCAtttcccctttttcttcttcactaccacAGTGTTGGCTAGCCACTCCTCGGGATAAAAGATTTCCTTTATTGCCCCTAACTGCTTAAGTTTATTAACTTCAACCCTTACTACCTCAGCATGTTCTTTTGACGAACGCCGAGATGGTTGCCTTCGTGGTACCGTGAATTCACATTCAACTGGTGACATAGAAACTCTTGATCAATCTCGGGTACGTCATAAGTACTCCAggcaaacacatcaatattaTCTTCCAACAACTTCACCAACATTGTTTTCTCCAAGGGTGGCAACTAAGACCCCACTTGAAAGTATTTCTCCTCATCCTGACCAATCAAAACCCTTTCCACTTCCTCAGACAACACCCATTGTGACTCAATCCCAAGTCCACCTTCAGGACCTTTTAATTGCTATGAGCTTCTTTCCCCTTCCACCACGGCTTGATCCACGGGATGTCATGTAATGACTGCCACCAGACATTGTCTAGTCATTGCTTTACTTCCCACTGATTCTCCTACTCTTCCCAGCGTGGGATACTTAACTTTCAAATGCAAAGTTGATGATACTGCCCCCATAGTATGAAGCCATGGTCTAGCCATGATAGCTGTGTAAAGGGAATAGGCTTCAACTACAATGAAATTAACTTTCACATCTTTGTCTCCATCCTACACAGGTAACCTTATCATCCCGCGGGGGATTACTAATCTCCCATCAAAGCCCATTAGTGGTGAATCGTACCTTTCCAAGTCCTCGGGTTTAAGATTTAACCCTTTAGACAATCCGGGTACATAATCTCCACTCCACCCCCTTAGTCTACTAGGACCCTTTTTACATCATACCCACCGATCCGAATGGCtaccaccaaggcatcatcgTCTGGTGTGAATGTTCCCTCCTTATCTTTATCTAAGAAACCCAAGGTGGGCATAGCCACCACTTTGGCCTTTTTGAGAGCATGACTCTTGTTTTCCAAGTCAAGGCCCGAAACCACATACATAACCCCTGAGTAGGTCCTAGCATAGCCTCTAGGCTTagcaaaaatgacattaattgtGCCCAGGGCTGGCCGAGGAGCACCATCCCTCTAATACCCAACTTCACGTTGCCCAAACTGACCTGCAGGCTGTTGCAAGAATTGCCTCAGCTTCCCTACTCGCACCAATTAACCCAAATGATCATGCAAAGTCCTGAAATCTTCTGTTATGTATCCTTTTTCCTGATGATAATGGCAGTAAAGGCTCTAGTTTCTCTTGGACGAGCCCCCACCCATTTTATTGGGCCATTTGAAATACGGttcatttttttatcttttctagtATATGATAAATTGGCTCCTTAAACAACGAACTAACCACTTGAGCACCCACTGAGGGTGTCTGGTTGGGAAAATCTCTCCTTGGACAGTTATTGTGATATCCTCCTCCCCGAGGATCCCTCCTCCCCAAGGATCCCTCCTCTCAGGAAAAGCTTTCGCCCTACCCTTTCCTTGAGTCTGATCTTCCTCTACTCGTTTGTAATTATCAATGGGATCCATAAGATAACGCATACAATGAGCATGTTTCATTGTTAGTGACTTCCTCAACTTATGCTCCGTTGGAAGCCCTACTTTAAAAGTTCTTATTGCCACATCCTTAAAATCCCCATCTATTTCGTTGAACGTTTCCCATTATCTGTCCGAATAGGTCTTAAGAATCTCCCCTTCCCTCAAGGCCATAGACAACAAGGAGTCTAAGGGCT
It encodes:
- the LOC142624826 gene encoding uncharacterized protein LOC142624826 is translated as MKHAHCMRYLMDPIDNYKRVEEDQTQGKGRAKAFPERRDPWGGGILGEEDITITVQGEIFPTRHPQWVLKWEAEAILATACRGYARTYSGVMYVVSGLDLENKSHALKKAKVVAMPTLGFLDKDKEGTFTPDDDALVVAIRIGGYDVKRVLVD